A section of the Oncorhynchus gorbuscha isolate QuinsamMale2020 ecotype Even-year linkage group LG06, OgorEven_v1.0, whole genome shotgun sequence genome encodes:
- the LOC124038788 gene encoding potassium channel subfamily K member 12-like: MVPESATPLSKVHHQDNVTIKAKEHSKQVSSFGMSTPVTVAGKVFLIFYGLLGCAATILFFNLFLERIITLLAVVMKAVRERRIRNSGLLPPGIRHDFSACSFPGWKPSVYHVMLILGLSAIIISCCASAMYTPVEGWAYLDSLYFCFVTFSTIGFGDLVSSQRADYEYQPLYRLANCLFILMGVCCIYSLFNVISIVIKQVLNWMLQNLCCQRCKIKSNSFPLGRRNAIRPGSRIRKGRFRIKRTPDSGDSGPCESDMEGGGRRLSGEMISMKDLTASNKVSLALMQKQLSESANGYPRTVCGGSRHNGFSGGVGALGIMNNRLAETSNSR, encoded by the exons GTTTCGGGATGTCCACTCCAGTGACAGTAGCAGGGAAGGTGTTCCTGATCTTCTACGGTCTCCTCGGCTGCGCAGCCACCATCTTGTTCTTTAACCTCTTCCTGGAACGCATTATCACCCTCCTGGCTGTGGTCATGAAGGCTGTGAGGGAACGGCGCATTCGGAACTCCGGCCTCCTCCCGCCGGGTATCCGCCATGACTTCTCAGCGTGTTCTTTCCCGGGGTGGAAGCCGTCTGTCTACCACGTCATGTTGATCCTGGGGCTATCCGCCATCATCATCTCCTGCTGCGCCTCGGCCATGTACACCCCCGTGGAGGGATGGGCCTACCTCGACTCACTCTACTTCTGCTTCGTCACATTCAG taccaTCGGCTTTGGGGACCTGGTGTCGAGCCAGAGAGCAGACTATGAGTACCAGCCACTGTACCGTCTAGCCAACTGCCTGTTCATCCTTATGGGCGTGTGTTGCATCTACTCTCTGTTCAACGTCATCTCCATCGTCATCAAACAG GTGCTCAACTGGATGCTTCAGAACTTATGCTGCCAGCGGTGTAAAATCAAGTCCAACTCTTTCCCATTGGGTCGCCGCAATGCCATCCGGCCTGGTTCGAGAATCCGTAAAGGTCGCTTCCGAATCAAACGCACGCCGGACTCGGGGGATTCGGGACCCTGCGAAAGcgacatggagggaggaggacgCAGACTCTCTGGAGAGATGATTTCAATGAAGGACCTGACGGCCTCGAATAAGGTCTCACTGGCACTCATGCAGAAGCAGTTATCAGAGTCCGCTAACGGTTATCCCAGGACGGTGTGTGGCGGCTCGAGACATAACGGGTTCTCTGGAGGAGTGGGCGCTCTGGGGATCATGAACAACAGGCTGGCAGAGACCAGCAACTCCAGGTAG